The window cttattttgtttctaaacaccgctatcagttgctggtttgaaacagactgaatgaatgctgttatcgctacTTTCAAGTCATCCAGCGTGCGCGGACGATCTCGATAGATTGCAGATTTTGCTGCTCCCCATAGATAAAAATCTGGTGGATTAAGATATGGTGAGCGTGGGGGCCACACATCTTTGGAAATAATGCGGTGTCCATATCATTCCTTTAATAACCGCATATATCTGTGAGGTGTGTGAGCAGTAGCACCATCCTgttgaaaccatgagtaattgatttcatcacttgtcatctgaCCGATGAAGGTGTGAAGAATCTCCGAACAATAGCGCTCgctgtttataaagaaaataggGCCAACAATTCGACGTCTGGAAATCGTAACCCACACACCAACCTTGAAATAATATAGGGGTGTTTCGTGCAAACTGTGAGAATTATCGGATGaccacaatcttgaattttgtgaattaatgtAACCCGAGAGCTGGAACCATGCTTCGTCGGTGAAAAAGGTCACATCCAACACATTAGCTGTATTCTCTTCGATAAATCGGTTAAACCATCTACAATAGCGTTttcgtttttcattatcagttgcttTCAGTTTTTGTACCGccattattttgtatgggaagagctttaatttctttttgacGGCCTTATGAGCACTTCCAAGACCAATATCATGCTGTTGAGCTAACTTTCGTAATGATTTTGATGGACTCTGcatcacactgtcagaaatatccaacaATTTCTCCTCCGATGGCTTTGCTGGCCTTCCACAGCGTTTGACATCATCCACTGATCCTATTTCCCAAAACTCATCAACAAGGTTACGAACTGCATTGCgatgtggaacaggtgtatctgggaatttttcagcaaattgctgtcgcaccacatctgtgtatctaccatCTTCTCGGAATACGTGTTTGACGAGCCATACACGTTCTTCAATTGTTAAAACCATActgggatcaaaatctgaaatataataacatatgattacaaaactgcacagtgactttccgaacaccctgtataattagTTAGCCAATCTGATGTAAGTAGTGTCGGGCCAACATTACATACCACAGGGGTCATTAAAAAGAACTTTTACTCCGTTGGTGTGTTTCTATATCGCTGCTATCCTAGTAGAAGCATGTTACAGATATGTGAGCATGTTAGTATGAGTAGAGGGTTAATTTTCTCTTGAATCCATAATGAAAGTTATTATTGATATAGGTAATCTCGAGTTGTAAGAAACCACAATAAACTTTGTCTAAAAAAAAGTCACCCCTCATCTTCCATACTTTTGTTGTTGCCTCCTTCCAAGTAGCACAGCAGTTTGACTTTGGACTTGCAGCactgaaaaccgggttttgatgcccgtgatggacagagcacagataaccctttgtgtagctgtgTACTGTTGTTATCTTTGTGGTGAGAAGTTTCTACCATTATATATCATGCACCATTAAGATGGTTAATGGCATTAAAATACCTTTTCTCTAGGTTTGCAAGATAGTGAGTAGTTGTAGATCACCTCACTAGAATTCCAGAGACAATATGCTTGACTGATCAAGAAAGAGCTAAGATCGCTAAAGCATTTGTAAATGACATAGTAACTAGACATGGTATTTTCTAGTAAACAGAGtcattaatttaatttctaaGTTAATGAGGAAAGTTTGCACGTCAATAGGttttagaaaaattgaaactaTGGCTTACTATGTACAGCTTCTAATGGGTTAGTAGGAAGATTCAATAGAACtctattaaacaatatttctcaaTACTGTGAGAAAGCTCAGAAAACTTGGGATGAACAAGTTTCTTTACTGTTGTTAGTATATACAAATGCTGAAAATTAGTTCTCAAGAAACGTTTTCAttgattgaaattaagcacaaagctataataTTGGCTATATGTGCTTtgatcaccacgggtatcaaaatctgatttttaagGAGTCCgaagacatattgctgtgccaatGCGAGGCAGTTAATATGTAATTGTCATAAACatctttttaataataaagaactgtttttatttgtgaataatttcTGTCAGTTTTCGTAACAAAATCTAATAAAAGGTTGTTGGTTTTGCAGGTAGGCGCTAATTGTTATGGActtataaaaatagaataatttatattctgatatttattattacttaacttTCGGCTGCTTCGTTTCTATAttactaatttataaatttaagcaCGCTTTTGTCTGTTTTATTGTATGATGGTTTAAGTTTTTATGAGGAATAGTGATTTGGgaaactaaacatttgtcattaaCCCTGCCGATGGTAAATTGTAAAGTAATcgaaatttatttaacaaaattaattattcaaactCGATATCATGAATTTGAATAACCATGAAGTGATGgaaattttatatacaatttaattaatatttttgtcacCAGTAGGTGGCGATATTTTTATAGTTGTTCGCCCGCACAATGAGTTGAAAGTTTGTATGTGTTAAGCACATAACactgatgtaatttttttaaacattatactaatgatatttcattttacactctGTAGTATTTACATAGATTTATTAACATGAAGCTTGTTGATCATGTGGTGCAAAGTTTCTGCGTCGCCAAAGTATTCAGAGAAAATACTGATCGTATCAATAGTATTGATTTCTCGGCGAATGGTGAAACACTGATTTCAAGCAGCGAAGATGACTCCATTGTAATTTACGATTGTGAAAAGGGAACGTAAGTGACCCCAAACtggttgaaaaaaattaaaaatctattcATCAAAGATATGGAACCGTATCACTCGGTGACTTACATATGTATAGTTCTGCAACTATTACTACCAGTTTCGTACGGTTATCCATGAAAATAGTGATCATGTTAGGCTTTACTTAAAGCTTGTCTACAGCGTTAAGCCTAGTAACTTCGCTGTATATATCTTATATTTATGG of the Tachypleus tridentatus isolate NWPU-2018 chromosome 13, ASM421037v1, whole genome shotgun sequence genome contains:
- the LOC143236352 gene encoding uncharacterized protein LOC143236352 is translated as MRDTPVPHRNAVRNLVDEFWEIGSVDDVKRCGRPAKPSEEKLLDISDSVMQSPSKSLRKLAQQHDIGLGSAHKAVKKKLKLFPYKIMAVQKLKATDNEKRKRYCRWFNRFIEENTANVLDVTFFTDEAWFQLSGYINSQNSRLWSSDNSHSLHETPLYYFKVGVWVTISRRRIVGPIFFINSERYCSEILHTFIGQMTSDEINYSWFQQDGATAHTPHRYMRLLKE